From Pseudomonas vanderleydeniana, the proteins below share one genomic window:
- the eat gene encoding ethanolamine permease, with product MTAQTELKPTLGTLHLWGIAVGLVISGEYFGWSYGWGTAGTLGFLVTALLVATMYTCFIFSFTELTTAIPHAGGPFAYSRRAFGEKGGLIAGIATLIEFVFAPPAIAMAIGAYLNVQYPGLDPKIAAVGAYIVFMTLNILGVSIAATFELVVTVLAVAELLVFMGVVAPGFSFSNFVLNGWSGSSTFSLAAIPGIFAAIPFAIWFFLAIEGAAMAAEEAKDPKRTIPKAYVSGILTLVFLAIGVMVMAGGVGDWRQLSNINDPLPQAMKAVVGNNSSWMHMLVWIGLFGLVASFHGIILGYSRQFFALARAGYLPQSLAKLSRFQTPHRAILAGGVVGIAAIYSDGLVNLQGMSLTAAMITMSVFGAIVMYIISMMSLFKLRRSEPNLERTFRAPGYPIVPGIALALALVCLVAMAWFNTLIGLIFLGFMVAGFIYFQLTASQRSQAPTDAMLTGN from the coding sequence ATGACTGCCCAAACAGAACTCAAACCGACCCTCGGCACCCTGCACCTGTGGGGCATCGCGGTCGGCCTGGTGATCTCCGGTGAATACTTCGGCTGGAGTTACGGCTGGGGAACCGCCGGGACCCTGGGCTTCCTCGTCACCGCCCTGCTGGTGGCGACCATGTACACCTGCTTCATTTTCAGTTTCACCGAACTGACCACCGCGATTCCCCATGCGGGTGGTCCCTTTGCCTACAGTCGCCGGGCGTTCGGCGAGAAAGGCGGCCTGATCGCCGGGATTGCCACCCTGATCGAGTTCGTCTTCGCCCCACCGGCGATCGCCATGGCCATCGGCGCCTACCTCAACGTGCAGTATCCCGGCCTCGATCCGAAGATCGCCGCCGTGGGTGCCTACATCGTCTTCATGACCCTGAACATCCTCGGTGTCAGCATCGCGGCCACCTTCGAGCTGGTGGTCACCGTGCTGGCCGTGGCCGAACTGCTGGTGTTCATGGGCGTGGTCGCGCCGGGCTTCAGTTTCAGCAACTTCGTGCTCAATGGCTGGTCGGGCTCGAGCACGTTCAGCCTGGCGGCGATTCCCGGCATCTTCGCGGCGATTCCCTTCGCCATCTGGTTCTTCCTCGCCATCGAGGGCGCGGCCATGGCCGCCGAAGAAGCCAAGGACCCCAAGCGCACCATTCCCAAGGCTTATGTCAGCGGCATCCTGACCCTGGTGTTCCTGGCCATCGGCGTGATGGTGATGGCCGGTGGCGTCGGTGACTGGCGCCAGCTGTCGAACATCAACGACCCGCTGCCCCAGGCGATGAAGGCGGTGGTCGGCAACAACTCGAGCTGGATGCACATGCTGGTGTGGATCGGCCTGTTCGGCCTGGTCGCCAGCTTCCACGGGATCATCCTCGGCTACTCGCGGCAGTTCTTCGCCTTGGCCCGGGCCGGCTACCTGCCACAGTCGCTGGCCAAACTCTCGCGCTTCCAGACCCCGCACCGGGCGATCCTCGCCGGCGGGGTGGTCGGCATCGCGGCGATCTACAGCGACGGCCTGGTCAACCTGCAGGGCATGAGCCTGACGGCGGCGATGATCACCATGTCGGTATTCGGCGCCATCGTCATGTACATCATCAGTATGATGAGTCTGTTCAAGCTGCGCCGCAGCGAACCGAACCTTGAGCGGACCTTCCGTGCCCCGGGCTATCCGATCGTTCCCGGCATCGCCCTTGCATTGGCCCTGGTCTGCCTGGTAGCGATGGCCTGGTTCAACACGCTGATCGGCCTGATCTTCCTGGGCTTCATGGTGGCGGGCTTCATCTACTTCCAGTTGACCGCCAGCCAGCGCTCGCAAGCGCCGACGGACGCTATGCTGACCGGTAACTGA
- a CDS encoding ethanolamine ammonia-lyase subunit EutB → MATFAHSVGAQTYRFDSLKEVMAKASPARSGDFLAGVAAQNDGERVAAQMALANIPLKHFLEEMLIPYEADEVTRLIVDTHDKQAFAAVSHLTVGGLRDWLLSEAADEQSLRALAPGLTPEMAAAVSKIMRVQDLVLVAQKIRVVTKFRGTLGLRGRLSTRLQPNHPTDDPAGIAASVLDGLLYGNGDAMIGINPATDSLSSICDLLHMLDAVIKRYEIPTQACVLTHVTTSIEAINRGVPLDLVFQSIAGTEAANASFGISLKILQEGYDAGLSLNRGTLGQNLMYFETGQGSALSANAHFGVDQQTCETRAYAVARHFKPFLVNTVVGFIGPEYLYNGKQIIRAGLEDHFCGKLLGVPMGCDICYTNHAEADQDDMDTLLTLLGVAGINFIMGIPGSDDIMLNYQTTSFHDALYARQTLGLKPAPEFEQWLARMGIFTQADGKVRFGSNLPPAFRQALEQLG, encoded by the coding sequence ATGGCCACATTCGCCCATTCCGTCGGCGCCCAGACCTATCGCTTCGACAGCCTCAAGGAGGTCATGGCCAAGGCCAGTCCCGCCCGCTCCGGCGACTTTCTCGCCGGCGTCGCCGCGCAGAACGACGGCGAACGGGTCGCGGCCCAGATGGCCCTGGCCAACATCCCGCTCAAGCACTTCCTCGAGGAAATGCTGATTCCCTACGAAGCCGACGAAGTCACCCGGCTGATCGTCGACACCCACGACAAGCAGGCCTTCGCCGCCGTCAGCCACCTGACCGTCGGCGGCCTGCGCGACTGGCTGCTCAGCGAGGCCGCCGACGAACAGAGCCTGCGCGCCCTGGCTCCGGGGCTGACGCCGGAGATGGCCGCCGCGGTGTCGAAGATCATGCGTGTGCAGGACCTGGTGCTGGTGGCGCAGAAGATCCGCGTGGTGACGAAGTTCCGCGGTACCCTGGGCCTGCGCGGCCGCCTGTCGACCCGCCTGCAGCCCAACCATCCCACCGACGATCCGGCCGGCATTGCCGCCAGCGTGCTCGACGGCCTGCTCTACGGTAACGGCGATGCGATGATCGGCATCAACCCGGCCACCGACAGCCTGAGCTCGATCTGCGACCTGCTGCACATGCTCGACGCGGTGATCAAGCGCTACGAAATCCCCACCCAGGCCTGCGTGCTGACCCACGTCACCACCTCCATCGAGGCGATCAACCGGGGCGTGCCACTGGACCTGGTGTTCCAGTCCATCGCCGGCACCGAGGCGGCCAACGCCAGTTTCGGCATCAGCCTGAAGATCCTCCAGGAAGGCTACGACGCCGGGTTGAGCCTCAATCGCGGCACCCTTGGGCAGAACCTGATGTATTTCGAGACCGGCCAGGGCAGCGCGCTGTCGGCCAACGCCCACTTCGGTGTCGACCAGCAGACCTGCGAAACCCGCGCCTACGCCGTGGCCCGGCACTTCAAGCCGTTCCTGGTCAACACCGTGGTCGGGTTCATCGGCCCGGAATACCTGTACAACGGCAAGCAGATCATCCGTGCGGGCCTGGAAGACCACTTCTGCGGCAAGCTGCTGGGCGTGCCCATGGGTTGCGACATCTGCTACACCAACCATGCCGAGGCCGACCAGGACGACATGGACACCCTGCTGACCCTGCTCGGCGTGGCCGGGATCAACTTCATCATGGGGATTCCCGGCTCCGACGACATCATGCTCAACTACCAGACCACCTCGTTCCACGATGCCCTCTACGCCCGCCAGACCCTGGGCCTGAAGCCGGCGCCGGAATTCGAGCAGTGGCTGGCCAGGATGGGCATCTTCACCCAGGCCGACGGCAAGGTGCGGTTCGGCAGCAACCTGCCCCCGGCGTTCCGCCAGGCCCTGGAGCAGCTAGGATGA
- the eutC gene encoding ethanolamine ammonia-lyase subunit EutC yields MNDMAKQIDSDNPWLELRRLTPARIALGRTGTSLPTNAQLDFQFAHAQARDAVHLPFDHAGLSAQLAEHGRQTLLLHSAADDRHSYLQRPDLGRKLNDASARQLREHALAHPGGVDLAIVVADGLSALAVHRHTVPFLARLEEQLEAEGWSQSPVILVEQGRVAVADEIGELLGAKMVVILIGERPGLSSPDSLGLYFTYNPKVGLTDAYRNCISNVRLEGMSYGLAAHKLLYLMKEACRRQLSGVNLKDEAQVQTLESESDVHSNGNFLLGPPRD; encoded by the coding sequence ATGAATGACATGGCCAAACAGATCGACAGCGACAACCCCTGGCTGGAACTGCGCCGCCTGACCCCGGCACGCATCGCCCTGGGTCGCACCGGCACCAGCCTGCCGACCAACGCCCAGCTGGACTTCCAGTTCGCCCATGCGCAGGCCCGCGATGCGGTGCACCTGCCCTTCGACCACGCCGGCCTCAGCGCACAGTTGGCCGAGCACGGCCGGCAAACCCTGCTGCTGCACAGTGCCGCCGATGACCGCCACAGCTACCTGCAGCGCCCGGACCTGGGGCGCAAGCTCAACGACGCCTCGGCCCGGCAACTGCGCGAGCATGCCCTGGCCCACCCGGGCGGAGTCGACCTGGCGATCGTCGTCGCCGACGGTCTGTCGGCGCTGGCCGTGCACCGGCATACCGTGCCGTTCCTGGCACGCCTGGAAGAACAACTCGAAGCCGAAGGCTGGTCACAATCACCGGTGATACTGGTGGAGCAGGGCCGCGTCGCCGTCGCCGACGAGATCGGCGAGCTGCTGGGCGCGAAGATGGTGGTGATCCTGATCGGCGAACGCCCGGGCTTGAGCTCTCCGGACAGCCTGGGTCTGTATTTCACCTATAATCCCAAGGTCGGCCTGACCGATGCCTACCGCAACTGCATCTCCAACGTGCGACTGGAAGGCATGAGCTACGGCCTGGCCGCCCACAAATTGCTGTACCTGATGAAAGAAGCCTGCCGCCGGCAACTGTCGGGGGTCAATCTCAAGGACGAGGCCCAAGTGCAAACACTGGAAAGCGAATCGGATGTCCACTCAAACGGCAACTTCCTACTGGGCCCGCCCAGGGACTGA
- a CDS encoding GNAT family N-acetyltransferase, which translates to MRITQATLEHLDLLTPLFVKYREFYGSLPLPDSSRSFLEKRLRRKESVIYLALADDDDKKLLGFCQLYPSFSSLSLKRVWILNDIYVAEDARRQLVADNLMRTAKKMARETHAVRLRVSTSSDNKVAQKTYESIGFREDTEFKNYVLPISDD; encoded by the coding sequence ATGCGGATTACTCAAGCGACCCTGGAACATCTGGACCTGTTGACGCCCCTGTTCGTCAAATACCGTGAATTCTACGGTTCACTGCCCCTTCCCGATTCGTCCCGCAGCTTTCTGGAAAAGCGCCTGCGGCGCAAGGAGTCGGTGATCTACCTGGCACTGGCGGACGATGACGACAAGAAACTGCTGGGCTTCTGCCAGCTCTACCCCAGCTTCTCCTCGCTGTCGCTCAAGCGCGTGTGGATTCTCAACGACATCTATGTGGCCGAGGACGCCCGGCGCCAGCTGGTGGCCGACAACCTGATGCGCACCGCCAAGAAGATGGCCCGCGAGACCCATGCCGTGCGCCTGCGCGTCTCCACCAGCAGCGACAACAAGGTGGCGCAGAAGACCTACGAATCGATCGGTTTTCGCGAAGACACCGAGTTCAAGAACTACGTACTGCCGATCAGCGACGACTGA
- a CDS encoding DedA family protein, whose amino-acid sequence MDFNPLDLILHLDVYLDMLVNNYGPWIYAILFLVIFCETGLVVMPFLPGDSLLFIAGAVAAGGGMDPVLLAGLLMLAAILGDSTNYIIGRTAGEKLFSNPNSKIFRRDYLQKTHDFYDRHGGKTVTLARFLPILRTFAPFVAGVGKMPYARFFGFSVLGTVLWVGGLVTLGYFFGNVPFIKKNLSLLVVFIILLSLVPMIIGVLRSRFGGASKAETH is encoded by the coding sequence ATGGATTTCAACCCGCTGGACCTAATCCTGCATCTCGATGTGTACCTCGACATGCTGGTGAACAATTACGGGCCATGGATCTACGCCATCCTGTTCCTGGTGATCTTCTGCGAAACCGGCCTGGTGGTGATGCCGTTCCTGCCAGGCGACTCGCTGCTGTTCATCGCCGGTGCCGTCGCGGCGGGCGGCGGCATGGACCCGGTGCTGCTGGCCGGGCTGCTGATGCTGGCAGCGATCCTCGGTGACAGCACCAACTACATCATTGGCCGAACGGCCGGCGAAAAGCTCTTCAGCAACCCGAACTCGAAGATCTTCCGCCGCGACTACCTGCAGAAGACCCACGATTTCTACGACCGCCACGGCGGCAAGACCGTGACCCTGGCGCGCTTCCTGCCGATCCTGCGGACCTTCGCACCGTTCGTCGCCGGCGTTGGCAAGATGCCCTATGCACGCTTCTTCGGCTTCAGCGTGCTGGGCACCGTGCTCTGGGTCGGCGGCCTGGTGACGCTCGGCTACTTCTTCGGCAACGTCCCGTTCATCAAGAAGAACCTGTCGCTGCTGGTGGTCTTCATCATCCTGCTGTCGCTGGTCCCGATGATCATCGGTGTGCTGCGCAGCCGCTTCGGTGGTGCCTCCAAGGCCGAGACCCACTAA
- a CDS encoding zinc-dependent peptidase produces MWSLSAWRRRRTLARHPIASETWQRVREHLSFLDGLSEAEDRWLLEHSVLFLADKHLSTLPGVELDQYSRLLLAAQAQLPLLHLGDLEWYSGFHEIVLYPDDFLSPQRHRDASGVEHEWDAEHSGEAWHRGPVILAWPGVLASGAWEGYNLVIHELAHKLDMLNGDANGLPPLHSDMRVGDWAQAMQHAYDDLNRQLDRDPDAETAIDPYAAENPAEFFAVTSEYFFSAPDLLDAAYPRVYEQLRAFYRQDPLARLHRLQAHDPRYQPGH; encoded by the coding sequence GTGTGGTCGCTGAGTGCCTGGCGCCGCCGCCGAACCCTTGCCCGCCATCCCATTGCCAGTGAAACCTGGCAGCGGGTGCGCGAGCACCTGAGTTTTCTCGACGGCCTGAGCGAGGCCGAGGACCGCTGGCTGCTGGAGCACAGCGTGCTGTTCCTCGCCGACAAGCACCTGAGCACCTTACCGGGGGTCGAGCTGGACCAGTACAGCCGCCTGCTGCTGGCCGCCCAGGCGCAACTGCCGTTGCTGCACCTGGGCGACCTGGAATGGTATTCGGGCTTTCATGAGATCGTGCTGTACCCGGACGACTTTCTCAGCCCGCAGCGTCATCGCGATGCCAGTGGCGTCGAGCATGAGTGGGACGCCGAGCACAGCGGCGAAGCCTGGCACCGTGGCCCGGTGATCCTCGCCTGGCCCGGCGTGCTCGCCAGTGGCGCCTGGGAAGGCTACAACCTGGTGATTCACGAACTGGCGCACAAGCTCGACATGCTCAACGGCGACGCCAACGGCCTGCCGCCGCTGCACAGCGACATGCGGGTCGGCGACTGGGCCCAGGCGATGCAACATGCCTACGACGACCTCAACCGCCAACTCGACCGCGACCCCGATGCCGAAACCGCCATCGATCCCTATGCGGCGGAAAACCCGGCGGAGTTCTTCGCGGTGACCAGCGAATACTTCTTCAGTGCCCCGGATTTGCTGGACGCCGCCTACCCCAGGGTTTACGAACAACTGCGCGCGTTCTATCGCCAGGACCCGCTGGCGCGGCTACACCGCCTGCAGGCGCACGACCCGCGCTATCAGCCTGGGCACTGA
- the ppa gene encoding inorganic diphosphatase, which translates to MSYSKIPAGKDLPNDIYVAIEIPANHAPIKYEIDKDSDCLFVDRFMATPMFYPANYGFIPNTLADDGDPLDVLVVTPYPVAPGSVIRARPVGILHMTDDGGGDAKVIAVPHDKLSQLYVDVKEYTDLPALLLEQIKHFFENYKDLEKGKWVKIEGWGNADAARAEITKSVAAFKG; encoded by the coding sequence ATGAGCTACAGCAAGATTCCGGCTGGTAAAGACCTGCCGAACGACATCTACGTCGCGATCGAAATCCCGGCCAACCACGCGCCGATCAAATACGAAATCGACAAAGACAGCGATTGCCTGTTCGTTGACCGTTTCATGGCCACCCCGATGTTCTACCCGGCCAACTACGGTTTCATCCCCAACACCCTGGCCGACGACGGTGACCCGCTCGACGTGCTGGTCGTGACCCCTTACCCGGTCGCTCCAGGCTCGGTGATCCGCGCCCGTCCGGTCGGCATCCTGCACATGACCGACGACGGCGGTGGCGATGCCAAGGTGATCGCGGTTCCTCACGACAAGCTGTCCCAGCTGTACGTCGACGTGAAGGAATACACCGACCTGCCAGCCCTGCTGCTGGAACAGATCAAGCACTTCTTCGAGAACTACAAGGATCTCGAGAAAGGCAAGTGGGTCAAGATCGAAGGCTGGGGCAATGCTGACGCTGCCCGCGCCGAAATCACAAAGTCGGTTGCCGCCTTCAAGGGCTGA
- a CDS encoding LexA family transcriptional regulator: MNTSGDRLRALLRECHLSASDFAANRQVTPQHVNNWFKRGIPMARMDEIAELLCVNSRWLRTGEGPKHPGASAAEAEADNLRPRAGEQEPYSARDDLAATERNDVQVPLYKETPTAPGSQQTQVSAMPGRKVRLPYRILQAMGVDPDKAICAPMTGNSMAEKIEDGSTIAIDRSLTQVVDGEIYALEHDGMLRVKYVYRLPAGALRLRSHNNDEYPDEVFSAEQIERQGIRILGWVFWWSTLNKRRPPVPCK; the protein is encoded by the coding sequence ATGAATACATCAGGTGATCGCTTAAGAGCGCTCTTGCGAGAGTGCCATCTTTCCGCTTCGGACTTCGCTGCCAATCGGCAAGTGACGCCGCAGCACGTCAATAACTGGTTCAAGCGTGGCATCCCCATGGCCCGCATGGATGAGATAGCGGAGTTGTTGTGCGTCAACAGCCGCTGGCTGCGGACAGGCGAGGGTCCGAAGCATCCCGGTGCTTCTGCCGCCGAGGCAGAGGCCGACAACTTGCGGCCACGGGCCGGTGAACAGGAGCCCTACTCGGCCCGCGACGACCTGGCCGCCACCGAGCGCAACGACGTGCAGGTTCCGCTCTACAAGGAAACGCCCACGGCACCGGGCTCCCAGCAGACCCAGGTCAGCGCCATGCCCGGGCGCAAGGTACGCCTGCCCTACCGGATCCTGCAGGCCATGGGCGTCGACCCCGACAAGGCCATCTGCGCGCCGATGACCGGCAACAGCATGGCCGAGAAGATCGAGGACGGCTCCACCATCGCCATCGACCGCAGCCTGACCCAGGTGGTCGATGGCGAAATCTATGCGTTGGAACACGACGGCATGCTGCGGGTGAAGTACGTCTACCGCCTGCCCGCGGGCGCCTTGCGGCTACGCAGCCACAACAATGACGAATACCCCGACGAGGTTTTCAGTGCCGAACAGATCGAACGCCAGGGCATCCGTATCCTCGGCTGGGTGTTCTGGTGGTCGACCTTGAACAAGCGCCGCCCGCCGGTACCGTGCAAATAG
- a CDS encoding putative bifunctional diguanylate cyclase/phosphodiesterase, with product MSPPLDNPRLLRAQYIALARQLPLMYFILVVNTWALVTTHLDNAPRWLTLYVPLAMTLICSVRGGMWWRMRHHPPAPELIARALVRTNLLAPPIATAFTLWSLALFPYGDIYAQSHVAFYMAITVIGVIFSMMHLRPAAQSTALIVNLVFVVFFSTKGNTAFTATALNVLLVSITMLVILNNHYRAFTRLVDAQAKAEQLSDENLKLANEDSLTGLPNRRQFFTTLDREMANAEARGTRLAVGIIDLDGFKPVNDQFGHSVGDRLLAQVGQRLNSLLEEDMHLARLGGDEFALILANDANDDALVAFGQRVCDALATPFLLTDLPVQIGGSLGMATFPDMATNAIEAFEYADYALYHSKRTNRGALSMFTACHHQQLLHEGVTEQALRRADIEQEFHLVFQPVIDLRTQRTVSFEALARWHNPKLGDVSPYHFIPVAERIGLINRLTPPLLRKALATANRWPEDIRLSFNLSAHDCASDEVAGQIVEVIVQSGFDPGRLDLEITETATMQDIVQVQRTIDGFRQLGCGISLDDFGTGYSSLSQLHSLAFTKIKIDRSFVTGLHEKPASYKIVKSLVALSMDMQLDCIVEGVETRSELDALASLGCSLVQGYFYSKPMSPASAEAWLAQENTTDRRQCSLPTAKP from the coding sequence ATGTCCCCGCCCCTGGACAACCCCAGGCTGCTCAGGGCCCAGTACATCGCGCTGGCTCGGCAGTTGCCGCTGATGTATTTCATCCTGGTCGTGAACACCTGGGCGCTGGTCACGACCCACCTGGACAATGCGCCGAGGTGGCTGACCCTCTACGTACCGCTGGCCATGACCCTGATCTGCAGCGTCCGCGGCGGCATGTGGTGGCGCATGCGACATCACCCACCGGCGCCGGAGTTGATCGCTCGCGCCCTGGTGCGTACCAATCTGCTGGCGCCGCCCATTGCCACGGCCTTTACCCTGTGGTCGCTGGCGCTGTTCCCCTATGGCGATATCTATGCGCAGTCCCACGTCGCCTTCTACATGGCGATCACCGTCATCGGCGTGATCTTCAGCATGATGCACCTGCGCCCGGCCGCGCAGAGTACCGCACTGATCGTCAACCTGGTGTTCGTGGTGTTCTTCTCCACCAAGGGCAATACGGCCTTCACCGCCACCGCGCTGAACGTGCTGCTGGTGTCGATCACCATGTTGGTGATCCTGAACAACCACTACCGGGCTTTCACCCGGCTGGTCGACGCCCAGGCCAAGGCCGAGCAACTGAGTGACGAGAACCTCAAGCTGGCGAACGAGGACAGCCTGACCGGGCTGCCCAACCGCCGACAGTTCTTCACGACCCTGGACCGCGAGATGGCCAATGCAGAGGCCCGGGGGACACGCCTGGCGGTGGGCATCATTGACCTCGACGGTTTCAAACCCGTCAACGACCAGTTCGGTCATAGCGTCGGTGATCGCCTGCTGGCCCAGGTCGGCCAGCGCCTGAACAGCCTGCTGGAAGAAGATATGCACCTGGCGCGCCTGGGCGGCGACGAGTTCGCGCTGATCCTGGCCAACGATGCCAACGACGACGCGCTGGTCGCCTTTGGCCAGCGGGTCTGCGATGCCCTGGCCACGCCGTTTCTGCTGACCGACCTGCCGGTGCAGATCGGCGGCTCCCTCGGCATGGCGACCTTCCCGGACATGGCGACCAACGCCATCGAAGCCTTCGAGTACGCCGACTACGCGCTCTATCACAGCAAGCGCACCAATCGTGGTGCGCTGTCGATGTTCACCGCCTGCCATCACCAGCAACTGTTGCACGAAGGGGTGACCGAGCAGGCCTTGCGCCGGGCGGACATCGAACAGGAGTTCCACCTGGTGTTCCAGCCGGTGATCGATCTGCGCACGCAACGCACCGTGTCCTTCGAAGCCCTGGCGCGCTGGCATAACCCCAAGCTGGGCGATGTCTCGCCCTATCATTTCATCCCGGTAGCCGAACGGATCGGCCTGATCAACCGCCTGACCCCGCCCCTGCTGCGCAAGGCGCTGGCGACCGCCAACCGCTGGCCGGAGGACATTCGCCTGTCGTTCAACCTCTCGGCCCACGACTGTGCCTCCGACGAAGTGGCCGGGCAGATCGTCGAGGTGATCGTCCAGAGCGGTTTCGATCCCGGGCGACTCGACCTGGAAATCACCGAGACGGCAACCATGCAGGACATCGTCCAGGTACAACGCACCATCGACGGTTTCCGCCAACTGGGCTGCGGCATTTCCCTCGACGACTTCGGCACCGGCTACTCCAGCCTCAGCCAACTGCACTCGCTGGCCTTCACCAAGATCAAGATCGATCGCAGCTTCGTCACCGGCTTGCATGAGAAACCGGCCAGCTACAAAATCGTCAAGTCGCTGGTGGCGCTGAGCATGGACATGCAACTCGACTGCATCGTCGAAGGCGTGGAGACCCGCAGCGAACTGGATGCCCTGGCCAGCCTGGGTTGCTCGCTGGTGCAGGGTTATTTCTATTCCAAGCCGATGTCACCGGCATCGGCCGAGGCCTGGCTCGCCCAGGAAAATACGACGGACCGCAGACAGTGCTCACTCCCCACCGCAAAGCCCTGA
- a CDS encoding leucine-rich repeat domain-containing protein — protein sequence MLTPHRKALIDRLASAPDDVAVRAALYRDLLDTADAALDGVRVAAGLGDPAAMRVVAERHAKPQANRPRAWLPQLRGLPVDRLELSHAEPDWLSALAGLPLRTLVLDSPNFTCDQGLWQRFPTLALDTLEISGFSRTDNETCLPSTERLRRLKLHTYGDDFDDDFLRRLSPTTLQELTLNRCDEITDDGLLELSRLPLRSLELERLEQLSWRGMAHLSRHPLEHLSLGWGRLALLENTEWLRSLTTLRSLRLDYCYANEATLQAIRDLPIERLSLQCASVSEEDLAELEGMPLADLDLKASRAMIERLDTLHAFPLQRLGLSDVQDIQADTLGDLRGLALESLDLSLNEITGNELKQLAGLPLKHLNLSFCSGIDGQALRVLSELGLPLERLDLGGLNLRDADLACLHNLPLHTLSLYDSPWITDAGVAHLSGLPLRDLTLSASPGESQLTSAAVSVLEQLPLQKLWLANSSGIDADGWDRLARLPARVIGPGI from the coding sequence GTGCTCACTCCCCACCGCAAAGCCCTGATCGACCGACTGGCCAGCGCCCCCGATGACGTCGCGGTGCGCGCCGCGCTTTATCGCGACCTGCTCGACACCGCGGATGCGGCCCTGGATGGGGTGCGGGTCGCCGCCGGCCTGGGTGATCCGGCGGCCATGAGGGTGGTCGCCGAACGGCACGCCAAGCCACAGGCCAACCGCCCCCGTGCCTGGTTGCCACAACTTCGCGGGCTGCCGGTCGACCGCCTGGAACTGAGCCATGCCGAGCCGGACTGGCTCAGTGCCCTGGCCGGATTGCCTTTGCGTACGCTGGTGCTCGACAGCCCGAACTTCACTTGCGACCAGGGCCTGTGGCAGCGTTTCCCCACCCTGGCCCTCGACACACTCGAAATCAGCGGTTTTTCACGCACCGACAACGAGACCTGCCTGCCATCAACCGAGCGCTTGCGCCGGCTGAAACTGCATACCTACGGCGATGACTTCGACGACGACTTCCTGCGCAGGCTCAGCCCGACCACACTGCAGGAACTGACGCTGAACCGCTGCGATGAAATCACCGACGACGGCCTGCTCGAACTTTCCCGACTGCCGTTGCGCTCACTGGAGCTGGAGCGTCTCGAACAACTCAGCTGGCGCGGCATGGCCCATCTGTCCAGGCACCCACTCGAACACCTGTCGCTGGGTTGGGGGCGTCTCGCCCTACTGGAGAACACCGAGTGGCTGCGAAGCCTGACGACCTTGCGCTCATTGCGCCTCGACTACTGCTACGCGAACGAAGCCACTCTGCAGGCGATCCGCGACCTGCCGATCGAACGGCTGTCGCTGCAGTGCGCCTCCGTCAGCGAGGAGGACCTGGCTGAACTGGAAGGCATGCCACTCGCCGACCTGGATCTGAAAGCGTCACGAGCGATGATCGAGCGGCTCGATACGCTGCACGCTTTTCCGCTCCAGCGGCTGGGGCTCAGCGATGTGCAGGACATCCAGGCCGATACCCTGGGCGATCTGCGTGGCCTGGCGCTGGAGTCGCTGGACCTTTCGCTGAACGAGATCACCGGCAACGAGTTGAAGCAGCTGGCTGGCCTGCCACTCAAGCACCTCAACCTCAGTTTCTGCAGTGGTATCGACGGCCAGGCCCTGCGTGTGCTCAGCGAACTGGGCTTGCCGCTGGAACGGCTCGACCTGGGTGGCCTGAACCTGCGCGATGCCGACCTGGCCTGCCTGCACAATCTGCCGCTGCACACCTTGAGCCTGTACGACAGCCCCTGGATCACCGACGCGGGAGTCGCCCACCTCAGCGGCCTGCCCTTGCGGGACCTGACCCTCTCGGCCAGCCCGGGAGAATCGCAACTCACCTCGGCAGCAGTATCCGTGCTGGAACAATTGCCGCTGCAGAAACTGTGGCTGGCAAACAGCTCCGGGATCGATGCCGACGGCTGGGATCGCCTGGCCCGTCTCCCGGCACGAGTGATCGGCCCGGGGATCTGA